Sequence from the Notolabrus celidotus isolate fNotCel1 chromosome 14, fNotCel1.pri, whole genome shotgun sequence genome:
GCTAGCTGCAAAATGTACGCTGTTTGCTCCTTCACGTTTAGCAGATGATATTGTTTACCACTTTTATACACATCATGTTAGCTAACTTGAGGTTTTATCGAGTTGCTTACACTTTAAATGGATGCTTGAAgctaactttttaaaaacttcaacaattgtttatgttgctgttgttgcatTGTCGCATCATGGCCTTATTCAACTTTCTACCAAGTTAGCAAACTAAGTCATTAAGTTGATCTTATATCGCCAAGATGAAGACGTTTAGCAGGCATTCACTACTTCTGGTCATGGGAAAGTAATAACTAGTTCATGCGGATTGTGTACGATAGCCAAGGCCAAATGTTTGAATCAAAACAGCATCGTAAACAACCATCACATTAGCTAACTTTGTAATGCTCGAAACAACAAAAGACGCTGCTTAATGAGTCAAGCTGCGTTCACGAAAAGGCGAGGGTTTCCATTTACCAGATGCtttaaaagtttatttaatCTCACGTTGTTTAAGTGGATCGAGGTTTACTGTACTGCATGTGCTGCTTAGCTTTATTCTGTAGCATGTCTTACTTACAGTCTGCGTAGTAGAAAGTATTAAAGTGCGTGGTGTGTCAGATTTAaacttctttgttctttttagtGGATTTGAGGAATAGTAGATCTCACTGTTCACTGGATTTCGATATTATATGTGTTTGATCGGAGAATCAACAGTTGCTCTGCCCTGAATCCATGCAGGATAGCTGAAAGttgaacaaacacaacacagtgcCCCACTGCTCAAATTGCAAATCAATGAATAGCTGCAAAGGGATTATTTTGCATATCCAGTGAGCGAACAGTGCAGTCTTGTAGCTGAGAGTTTTTCATACTTGTTAATTAGGTCTTTGCATGACCAACTGTGCATGCAAAACTAAAGGAGACAATGTATGAAAGAAAAGGTTGAGgtgtttttaaacaaactaggctgttttttttttaaagtaaatttaagacatacctttttaatctagcttttaatttggaatcatttatttttagcccagtactgcatttttaattttattattattttaatcattgctttttatgtatatttatcttacttaattatttatctatttattttattcaactgatcttgttaacagtacctaattttactgtattgattttattttattcttaggtattttatttataatcatgccttttataattttaccattgctgttgttttctgtctctgttattctgtgaaggactttgggctgcatgtttttatgtatgaaagaagctatataaataaagttgagttgagtttaatGTATCTAGTCTGCAAGACACAGAGCCGGAACATTGTATGGGAGACACACTTTGTATTTGTGACATGTGACTTTTGTTGTGCTATTGCACAACAAATAatctttttatcttttgttaATATAAAAAGCCCTTGATTGGTGAGAAATATATCtgtctgtttgatttaaaatcCTTTCAGTCAGTAGAAACATTTAAATGCTGCATcttaatacatttaattgagTAATTATATTCATGAAGTGTATTTGCTAATTTGGTGGTcttttttcttgcagcatctgttGAATCTGGACATGAGGGAGCAGGGTGGACCGCTGCCATCCCTTGGTCTGGCAATGAGGTCACCAAGTTACATCGGCCAGTCAAGCAGCAACACATCTCTttccctctcatctctctcctgcCTCCCCCCTGATTCTCCAGACAGCTCACATCTGACTTCCAACCTGTGGGGGCAGCAGTCAGAAAGCTGTCTGCCCTCCCAGCTTCCTAATACCAGCCAGTGGGGAAAGTCAGGCTTTTTCGCCCAGCGCTCCATCAGCATGGTGGAAACCAGCAGCACCACAGCAGCAAGTCTAGGCTGGCCTGGAGTTGACATGAAGCACTCCCAAGGTGACATCAGCCCCaccaactcctcctcctcctcccgctaTAAGACTGAACTGTGTCGATCTTTCACTGAGAGCGGTCTGTGCAAGTATGGCGGGAAATGCCAGTTTGCCCACGGAGCAGATGAGCTGAGGGATCTCAGCAGGCAtccaaaatacaaaacagagCCGTGTCGCACATTTCACACCATCGGCTTCTGTCCTTACGGGATCCGctgccactttgtccacaacaatgaggaagaaaggaagCACTCCTTCTCTCGctcttcctcatcatcttcctcctcttcctctagcATGCCCTCACAGCAGCCTTCCTCCTCCCGCCCTAACAGACCTCCTCTGATTCGACAGAGCTTCAGCTTTGCTGGGTTCCCATCTGCTCCCCAGCAGTCTTTCCAGCAAGCCCTTACCCCTTCTCCTGCCACTGCTTCCTTCACACGTGCTCCATCGGCATCTCCTCCCTCCTGCGCCGATGTCACGGACCTCCTCTCTCAATCCTTCCTCGAGATGGACTCTGCCTTCAAGGCCTGCTCTTCCCAAAAGTACCAGCCTCCAATAGGACAGGCCACAGCAATAGATCCCCGCTCTCCATTCCTGCCTTCTCCTGACTCAGGATGCTTTCCATGCGGGCTGTCTCCGACCACCTCGCCGCCCCTGAGGCAGAGTCCTGGTGCTGCCAGCGTTTTCTCTGGGCCCCTGGGTACCAGGTCATTATCCTACACCTCTCTGTCAGACCAGGATCAGGACCAGgatcaggaccaggaccaggaccaggaccaggatgGAAGCAGCTCTGCTAGTTCACTCAGCGGCTCAGAGTCCTGTGGTGGCGTTACTGATGCTAACGGCAAACGTCTGGCGGTATTCAGCCAGCTCTCTGTGCCCGAGGATCCGACAGGGTTCAGCCAGTAGGCTGTAGTGTTGTTTGAACACAATCATACGCATAATTATCCCATTGGGACCCAAATATCCACACCCTGCTTACACAATATATTCAGCACACATATCCATATTTATCAATATCAGGCACACTGAACATATCCTCACACATGCAGCCTCTGGACTGACTTACCGATGTTTTGTGCGCCTCTGTGGTGTCTAAAGAAATTTGAGGACTGACTCATAATGCTCATAGAGATTCACCAATCAGATGTATGTGGTTGAAATGTCACTGTCATACACGTAAGGGAAGCTGTGACGCCGTAACTTCAATGTGTGTTGCCACCAAAACCTATCAGAGCCGGAAGAGTTGGAAAGCTTTATCAAAATCATATTCAGAGAGAGCAAATTGTGACAAAGATATTGTAATCACAGTGTGATCGCCCGGTGTCACActatttatttttgcttatCTTATATGTGATCTTAAGAATGTGACAAAGCCAAAGACATGTTTGTAGCTCAAACTCTTTGATTATGGTGGTACAAACACACAGGGTGGCCTATGTTTAGGACTCGTTGTTTTCACCTGTATACACAGTATTGTGTTTTACGAAGCtggtgagatttttttttctttcccctcaTAACTGTACAGTCTGAGGTTGTGTTTAAGATCACCGGCCTCCAGCCTGAATGTTGAAAGTTTTTAAACAACTGAAAGCGCCTGTAGCGTTATTGAACAGGTCATGTTACAGTGTTGAAACAATATTTGATGGTTTGTTCAGAGAGATGTGACGAGGGGTgttattctttttttgtgtaGTCGAGTTAGTTTGTCCGGGTTTAGGTCTCTCTGTTAGTTGGATTTCTACAagtgcttttctttttgtctctgttgCATTGTTGACGAACTACGAACAGTAAAGTGCCAAATGACCAAATATAACCTGCCCCACAGGAGGAGGATCAAAAACAAGTGGGCTTAATCATATGTTTTCCATGTTTATGACATATCTTTTACATATCTTTAACATTAtgagctttaaaatgtgaaatgtgccAGGCAGCACAAACAGCAGCCATCGTCAAAAAACGAATAGTTGTACTCAAGggtgaaaacaaaaaactgaaaagagATGCCATTAAATTATTCTGCATCTTATTTTGTATACACTGATATCACCAGAACTTAGCTCAGGCTTAGCAATATCTTTTCTATTGTGGTGCTggattttttatttaagattatCCTGAAACACCAACATCCCCAGAGATGAGATTGTTTGTCGTCCCTCGTCTAAAGGCAGCACTGGTGTTACTTTTTGATAgaaaatttgtgttttttgcgACTCTCACCCcaccatctctcctcctcattcAGTGTTACTTCCTCCTGTTCCAGCTCCATACTGTTACGAATGTGTAGCGTCCTGGTTGCAGCACCCAGGTCTGTTGCCTTACTGAGCTATAGAGGGGTTAGTGTATGTATGCTAAGTGTTCTAGAAATCTTACTcgcctgttttttttgtgtgtttatgatgtAGTTGGTTAGAACAGACACTGTGCTGTTTTTGGTCTATTTAAAATTGccttttcatcaacatgtttCAGGCCTGTTTAGTGTTAAAGGTGATAATCTTTAGTAAAttaatttctttaatttattttaacgtATTTATAGAGGACTTTGAGTTGTTAATGCTTGTATCAAGTTTAATATATTTacttctttttgcttttttgtactggaaataaagttgtttttttacttacaactgtttgtgttgtggtttgtCACCTTGTGAGTTCAGGTGAAATCCGCAATACTGTGTTTTCTCGAAACTGCTTGGAAGTTACGAGAGTCGTGTATGTTtcctttgcattttttttgcttGGGTGTATATCATGCTAGCTGTAATATATCTGCAGCAATGGTCAcacatttgtgacatttttgatGCAAGGTGCGGAGAGGAAGGAAGCAAGCAGGAAACCAGCAAGCTGTCATTTATGGTTCTTATTCTAAATCACGTCCCCTCAGGGGCCTGTGCTATAGGCATTAACTGTAGCTGCAGCAGTAATAACTCCAGTACTCTTGAGTTTACCTCAGACTAGGGGTGAAGCCTGAGTGATAATAAGACCGTCCATGTTtcctaaaaactaaaacaaactttgaaaaatGGCAAACATGAACATTTACATTGCTTGATAGTCACTTAAAAATCATTGGGATAAAGGGTTAATACAACATACAAAGCTTTGATCACTTGTTTGATGTGTCTACAGCATTTGCATCAGTCTAGATGGGTATTAAAGGGAGACTCTAAAGAAACTGAAATACAACAGGTCTTAAATATGTCCACGTGAGCTTGCACAATACAGCAGGAAATGAATCATACACTTGCTCCGTGGTGTAGCGTCAGCTTGAAGAATGTGCTTACAGACCAGATTTACTGAATGATTCATAACTAAATACGCTTCTTAGTGTTCGTTGGCGTTGTGGTTTA
This genomic interval carries:
- the zgc:114130 gene encoding mRNA decay activator protein ZFP36L1 codes for the protein MPVSCPTSITAGAGRESDEAFDNSAKMPSYPLSQFCDLEEMMCKHLLNLDMREQGGPLPSLGLAMRSPSYIGQSSSNTSLSLSSLSCLPPDSPDSSHLTSNLWGQQSESCLPSQLPNTSQWGKSGFFAQRSISMVETSSTTAASLGWPGVDMKHSQGDISPTNSSSSSRYKTELCRSFTESGLCKYGGKCQFAHGADELRDLSRHPKYKTEPCRTFHTIGFCPYGIRCHFVHNNEEERKHSFSRSSSSSSSSSSSMPSQQPSSSRPNRPPLIRQSFSFAGFPSAPQQSFQQALTPSPATASFTRAPSASPPSCADVTDLLSQSFLEMDSAFKACSSQKYQPPIGQATAIDPRSPFLPSPDSGCFPCGLSPTTSPPLRQSPGAASVFSGPLGTRSLSYTSLSDQDQDQDQDQDQDQDQDGSSSASSLSGSESCGGVTDANGKRLAVFSQLSVPEDPTGFSQ